The following proteins come from a genomic window of Acinonyx jubatus isolate Ajub_Pintada_27869175 chromosome C1, VMU_Ajub_asm_v1.0, whole genome shotgun sequence:
- the CTXND2 gene encoding cortexin domain containing 2, producing MDDSSLSSSIDVDKGFAIAFVVLLFLFLIVMIFRCAKLVKNPYEASSTTAEPSLS from the coding sequence ATGGATGATTCAAGCCTGTCCAGCAGTATTGATGTAGACAAAGGCTTTGCCATCGCCTTTGttgttcttctgtttctgttcctAATCGTGATGATTTTTCGGTGTGCCAAGTTGGTGAAGAACCCCTATGAGGCCAGCTCCACAACAGCAGAACCGTCGCTGAGCTGA